A single window of Acidimicrobiales bacterium DNA harbors:
- the pdtaR gene encoding putative transcriptional regulatory protein pdtaR has translation MQTRMSGAMSPQEEPVTVLIAEDEAIIRLDLRETLEEEGYRVVAETGRGDEVMELVHHHKPDLVILDIRMPGRDGLDVAREISSEGLAAVLILTAFSQRDLVEEAREAGALAYLVKPFQRSELVPAIEIAMGRHRELIALREQTSDLQDRLETRKLLDRAKGLLMDEFGMPEHEAFRFIQKSAMDERLPMKVVARQVIEGERRPS, from the coding sequence GTGCAGACGAGGATGTCGGGAGCGATGAGCCCGCAAGAGGAACCAGTCACCGTTCTCATAGCAGAGGACGAGGCGATCATTCGCCTCGACCTGCGAGAGACCCTCGAAGAGGAGGGATACCGTGTCGTGGCAGAGACCGGACGCGGGGACGAGGTGATGGAGCTGGTCCACCACCACAAGCCCGATCTGGTGATCCTGGACATCCGGATGCCTGGTCGAGACGGCTTGGACGTCGCACGGGAGATCTCCTCGGAGGGTCTGGCCGCCGTCTTGATACTCACTGCCTTCAGCCAACGTGATCTGGTGGAAGAAGCGAGAGAGGCGGGTGCACTGGCCTATCTGGTCAAGCCCTTCCAGCGGTCGGAGTTGGTCCCGGCGATCGAGATCGCGATGGGGCGGCATCGTGAGCTGATCGCGCTGCGGGAGCAGACGTCCGATCTGCAGGATCGTCTCGAGACCAGGAAGCTCCTGGACCGGGCGAAAGGACTCCTCATGGACGAGTTCGGAATGCCCGAACACGAGGCGTTCCGCTTCATCCAGAAGTCGGCCATGGACGAGCGACTGCCGATGAAGGTCGTGGCTCGTCAGGTCATCGAGGGGGAACGTCGCCCGAGTTGA
- the polA gene encoding DNA polymerase I, which yields MRPAVSHGRRLAEVHPFLLLDGNSLAYRAYFALPEELRTSSGQQTNAVFGFTSMLLNVVRDFRPEGLAVAFDLPEPTFRHEISPTYKAHREKAPDPLRQQLDLVREVVRSLGVAELEAPGYEADDVIATVATRLASEGLDVVVVTGDRDALQIVRDPHVKVLYNRRGVSDYVLFDEKAVEQKFGIPPARYPFFAALRGDVSDNIPGVAGVGEKTAAKLAASYDGPEELFAALDQLPPALRKKLEGSEEQVLANLRLTTLVRDVPLDVSPEDLRLRELDPTRVRRLFDFLEFHSLVGRLEEAFGSRFAPAGTGHELVVDYQLLGVGDLPWFLEQLDACDTLAIGAAWEADEVDVPAALAFVGVRGDDAGEAPQVRVLPADSLRDSSTFLRVAQALAKARGIVAWDAKPLLKSVMSVVDLRNLVMDVKVASYLLDPTKARYDLADTTREVLGCDIDGGRRGDESDGEALLRRAGFAAVAAARLRRPLLEKLTEQGMRRLHDEVETPLVRVLAKMEHVGIKVDVDRLRELDRDLAERTSRVLEEIWEAAGEKFNVGSTQQLREVLFDKLGLQPQKRTKTGWSTDAATLEKLRGAHPIVELILRWRELDKLRSTFAQGLLAEVRPDGRIHATFNQTVARTGRISSENPNLHNIPVRSAEGRVFREIFVPEEGRKLIVADYDQIELRCIAHLSRDPGLLDAFRSGKDVHVATAARVFGVPEEAVTKEMRERAKMVSYGLAYGMEAYGLGQRLGIPTGEAGEILEAYFRAFPKVREYMEGAVREARERGYTVTLLGRRRPVPELASPNRRIREAGERQAMNSGIQGLAADIFKIALVAIDEAFDQFGGAATVVLQVHDEVIAEVDAGLADSAAEVVRGCMERAFELDVPLAVDVGIGGSWAEAKS from the coding sequence ATGAGACCTGCGGTTTCCCATGGTCGTAGGCTCGCGGAGGTGCACCCATTCCTGCTGTTGGACGGCAACTCGCTGGCCTACAGGGCGTACTTCGCCCTTCCCGAAGAGCTCCGCACGTCGTCTGGTCAGCAGACCAACGCCGTCTTCGGGTTCACCTCCATGCTGCTCAACGTGGTGCGGGACTTCCGCCCCGAGGGTCTGGCAGTCGCGTTCGACCTACCCGAGCCCACGTTCCGCCACGAGATCTCGCCAACGTACAAGGCGCACAGGGAGAAGGCGCCAGACCCGCTGCGCCAACAGCTGGACCTCGTGCGGGAGGTGGTGAGGTCACTGGGGGTCGCCGAGCTCGAGGCACCCGGTTATGAGGCAGACGACGTCATAGCGACCGTCGCCACCCGATTGGCGTCAGAAGGCCTGGACGTCGTGGTCGTCACCGGGGACCGTGATGCGCTGCAGATCGTACGAGATCCGCACGTGAAGGTGCTCTACAACCGCAGAGGGGTTTCCGACTACGTACTCTTCGACGAGAAGGCAGTCGAGCAGAAGTTCGGGATTCCGCCGGCGCGCTATCCCTTCTTCGCGGCTCTCCGAGGTGACGTCTCGGACAACATCCCGGGTGTCGCCGGCGTGGGGGAGAAGACCGCAGCGAAACTCGCCGCCTCCTACGACGGACCCGAGGAGCTCTTCGCCGCGCTCGATCAGCTGCCGCCGGCGCTGCGCAAGAAGCTCGAAGGGTCGGAGGAACAGGTCCTGGCGAATCTGCGCCTCACCACGCTCGTGCGAGACGTACCGCTCGACGTGTCTCCAGAGGATCTGCGTTTGCGCGAGCTCGATCCGACACGCGTGAGACGACTGTTCGACTTCCTCGAATTCCACTCGTTGGTGGGTCGTCTCGAGGAAGCCTTCGGAAGCAGATTTGCTCCGGCTGGAACAGGTCACGAGCTGGTGGTCGACTACCAGCTCCTCGGGGTCGGGGACCTCCCGTGGTTTCTCGAGCAATTGGACGCCTGCGACACATTGGCGATCGGCGCGGCATGGGAGGCAGACGAGGTCGATGTTCCGGCTGCTCTGGCCTTCGTGGGAGTTCGTGGAGACGATGCAGGGGAAGCACCGCAAGTCCGTGTGCTCCCTGCCGACAGTCTTCGAGACTCATCGACGTTCTTGCGGGTAGCACAAGCGTTGGCGAAGGCCCGCGGGATCGTGGCGTGGGACGCCAAGCCCCTGTTGAAGAGCGTCATGTCCGTCGTGGATCTCAGGAACTTGGTGATGGACGTGAAGGTCGCGTCGTACCTGCTCGATCCGACCAAGGCGCGTTACGACCTGGCAGACACCACTCGGGAAGTCCTGGGTTGCGACATCGATGGCGGGCGGAGAGGGGACGAATCGGACGGCGAGGCCCTCTTGCGCAGGGCGGGCTTCGCAGCGGTCGCCGCGGCTCGGCTTCGGCGGCCGCTTCTCGAGAAACTCACCGAACAGGGGATGAGGCGGCTTCACGACGAGGTCGAGACGCCGCTGGTTCGTGTGCTGGCAAAGATGGAGCACGTCGGCATCAAGGTGGATGTGGATCGTCTGCGCGAGCTGGACCGGGACCTCGCGGAGCGGACCAGCAGGGTGCTCGAGGAGATATGGGAGGCAGCTGGAGAGAAGTTCAACGTCGGTTCTACTCAGCAGTTGCGTGAAGTCCTGTTCGACAAGCTCGGTCTGCAGCCTCAAAAGCGCACGAAGACGGGTTGGTCGACAGATGCGGCGACTTTGGAGAAGTTGCGCGGGGCGCATCCGATCGTCGAGCTGATCCTGCGGTGGCGGGAGCTGGACAAGTTGCGCTCCACGTTTGCACAGGGTTTGCTGGCAGAGGTCCGCCCGGACGGGAGAATCCATGCCACCTTCAACCAGACGGTGGCGCGGACCGGGCGGATCTCGTCGGAGAACCCGAACCTCCACAACATCCCGGTACGTAGTGCCGAGGGCCGTGTCTTTCGAGAGATCTTCGTGCCGGAGGAGGGTCGGAAGCTGATCGTCGCGGATTACGACCAGATCGAACTCCGTTGCATAGCGCACCTGTCTCGGGATCCCGGCCTGCTCGATGCGTTCAGATCGGGTAAGGACGTTCACGTCGCCACCGCGGCCCGGGTGTTCGGCGTGCCGGAGGAAGCTGTGACGAAGGAGATGCGAGAGAGGGCGAAGATGGTCTCCTACGGGCTTGCTTATGGGATGGAGGCCTACGGCTTGGGACAGCGGCTGGGGATCCCGACCGGTGAGGCAGGCGAGATCCTCGAGGCCTATTTCCGTGCTTTCCCGAAGGTGCGCGAGTACATGGAGGGAGCGGTGCGGGAGGCTCGCGAACGGGGGTATACCGTCACCCTCTTGGGCCGACGGCGACCTGTTCCCGAACTTGCCTCGCCGAACCGGAGGATTCGTGAGGCGGGCGAGCGGCAGGCGATGAACTCGGGGATCCAGGGTCTGGCGGCGGACATCTTCAAGATCGCGTTGGTAGCCATCGACGAGGCGTTCGATCAGTTCGGAGGGGCTGCGACCGTGGTGTTGCAGGTGCACGACGAGGTGATCGCCGAGGTCGACGCGGGCCTGGCCGACAGTGCGGCCGAGGTGGTGCGCGGGTGTATGGAACGAGCGTTTGAGTTGGACGTCCCGCTCGCTGTAGACGTGGGTATCGGCGGGAGCTGGGCCGAGGCCAAGAGTTGA
- the rpsA gene encoding 30S ribosomal protein S1 codes for MDDLGELSLEEAYERTMIDLEEGQIVEGTVVRVDADEVLVDIGYKSEGVIPARELSIRNDVDPSEEVSVGDRIEALVLQKEDKDGRLILSKKRAQYERAWGQIEAIKEKGGVVSGEVIEVVKGGLILDIGLRGFLPASLVDLRRVKDLQPYVGKTLEAKIIELDRNRNNVVLSRRAYLEESQREQREAFLDNLKPGEVRRGVVSSVVNFGAFVDLGGMDGLIHVSEISWQHVDHPGSVLQVGDEVEVVVLEVDRERERISLSLKATQNDPWLEFAENHSVGELVYGRVTKLVPFGAFIQIGEGIEGLVHISEMSAHHVDLPEQVVTPGEELWVKIVDIDLQKRRISLSIRQAAEGGVVAAEYQAHFGEHAFDEHGNYIGPVTAEWDGVGAEEVQAAGPAVVTDAPEHGVAPSEKDEQDGAPDSEAGEPVVDEPVGEAATSDGAEASRSEESRDDGGEEPTAPVG; via the coding sequence TTGGACGACCTCGGTGAACTCAGTCTCGAAGAGGCGTATGAGCGCACGATGATCGACCTCGAGGAGGGTCAGATCGTCGAAGGAACCGTCGTGAGGGTCGACGCAGACGAGGTCCTCGTCGACATCGGCTACAAGTCAGAGGGCGTCATCCCCGCCAGGGAGCTCTCGATTCGCAACGACGTAGATCCGTCAGAGGAAGTCTCGGTCGGTGACAGGATCGAGGCATTGGTCCTGCAGAAGGAGGACAAGGACGGGCGCCTCATCCTCTCCAAGAAGCGAGCGCAGTATGAGCGTGCCTGGGGTCAGATCGAAGCCATAAAGGAGAAGGGCGGCGTCGTATCGGGTGAGGTGATCGAAGTCGTCAAGGGTGGACTGATTCTCGACATAGGTCTGAGGGGCTTCCTCCCAGCCTCGTTGGTCGACTTGCGGCGGGTCAAGGATCTCCAGCCCTATGTGGGCAAGACTCTCGAGGCGAAGATCATCGAGTTGGACCGCAATCGCAACAACGTCGTCCTCTCCCGCCGGGCGTACCTGGAGGAATCACAGCGGGAGCAGCGCGAGGCTTTCCTCGACAATCTCAAGCCGGGTGAGGTCCGCAGGGGTGTGGTCTCTTCGGTCGTGAACTTCGGAGCGTTCGTGGACCTCGGCGGCATGGACGGCCTCATCCACGTCTCGGAGATCTCGTGGCAGCACGTGGACCATCCCGGGTCCGTCCTGCAGGTAGGCGACGAGGTGGAGGTGGTCGTCCTCGAAGTCGACCGAGAGCGGGAACGGATAAGCCTCTCCCTCAAGGCGACGCAGAACGATCCCTGGCTCGAGTTCGCCGAGAATCACAGCGTCGGGGAGCTGGTCTACGGAAGGGTCACCAAGCTGGTGCCGTTCGGTGCGTTCATCCAGATCGGCGAGGGCATCGAGGGCCTGGTGCACATCTCGGAGATGTCGGCCCACCATGTCGACCTCCCAGAGCAGGTGGTCACGCCGGGTGAGGAGCTTTGGGTGAAGATCGTCGACATCGACCTTCAGAAGCGGAGGATCAGCCTTTCTATCAGGCAGGCGGCCGAAGGAGGTGTGGTAGCGGCGGAGTACCAGGCGCACTTCGGAGAGCACGCTTTCGACGAGCACGGGAACTACATCGGTCCCGTCACCGCAGAGTGGGACGGCGTCGGTGCCGAAGAAGTTCAGGCGGCAGGTCCAGCCGTCGTCACGGACGCGCCGGAACACGGAGTGGCGCCGAGCGAAAAGGACGAGCAGGACGGCGCCCCCGATTCGGAAGCCGGCGAGCCTGTGGTAGACGAGCCTGTGGGAGAAGCGGCGACTTCGGATGGCGCCGAGGCTTCCCGCTCAGAAGAGAGTCGAGACGACGGGGGAGAAGAGCCCACCGCTCCCGTGGGCTGA
- a CDS encoding type II secretion system protein E, with the protein MSLYKRLHEAQQATAAERPGAAPVAASGARRRDPVLDELRQRIHHTLIDELGPILYDKRLSEEDLRKRVHEHLHQLLAQEKAPLSAADKAQLIQDVSDDILGYGPIDRLIKDDEITEVMVNGPYQVYVERNGRLQKEDVTFVDEAHLRRIIDKIVGEVGRRIDESNPLCDARLPDGSRVNAVIHPVAIGGPFLTIRKFSKDPLQIDDLIRFGTLNAHAARFLQACVVGKLNMIVSGGTGTGKTTTLNVLSSFIPSDERIVTVEDAKELQLHQEHVLSLEARPPNIEGRGEITIRDLVRNALRMRPDRIVVGECRSGEALDMLQAMNTGHDGSLTTVHSNSPRDTLSRIETMVLMAGYDLPVRAIREQMASAIDLIVHLNRLRDGTRRITHITEVQGMEGDVITLQDIFLFDFSMGVDEHGRFRGHLKATGVRPKFAEKLADLGIRLGQEVFMPEPTGQRAIR; encoded by the coding sequence GTGTCGCTCTACAAGCGTCTCCACGAGGCTCAGCAAGCGACCGCTGCGGAGCGACCGGGGGCCGCCCCCGTCGCGGCGTCCGGCGCCAGAAGGCGTGACCCGGTTCTCGATGAGCTGAGGCAGAGGATCCACCACACTCTGATCGACGAGCTCGGCCCGATTCTCTACGACAAGCGCCTGTCGGAAGAAGATCTACGCAAGCGTGTACACGAGCACCTCCATCAGCTGCTTGCACAGGAGAAGGCGCCACTTTCCGCCGCCGACAAGGCACAGCTGATCCAGGATGTGTCGGACGACATCCTGGGATACGGGCCGATCGACCGACTCATCAAGGACGACGAGATCACCGAGGTCATGGTGAACGGTCCCTATCAGGTGTACGTAGAGCGGAACGGCCGCCTCCAGAAGGAGGACGTGACCTTCGTCGACGAGGCCCATCTGCGAAGGATCATCGACAAGATCGTCGGCGAGGTCGGGCGGCGAATCGACGAGTCGAATCCCCTCTGCGACGCCCGACTTCCGGACGGCTCTCGAGTCAACGCGGTGATCCATCCGGTGGCGATCGGCGGGCCCTTCCTCACGATCAGGAAGTTCTCGAAGGATCCGCTCCAGATCGACGACCTGATCAGGTTCGGGACGCTGAACGCGCACGCCGCGCGCTTCCTACAGGCGTGTGTCGTCGGCAAGCTGAACATGATCGTGTCGGGTGGTACGGGTACAGGAAAGACCACGACCCTCAACGTTCTCTCGTCTTTCATTCCCTCCGACGAACGGATCGTGACGGTCGAGGACGCCAAGGAGCTGCAGTTGCATCAGGAGCACGTGCTGTCGCTCGAGGCGAGACCTCCGAACATAGAGGGGAGGGGCGAGATAACGATCAGGGACCTCGTGCGGAACGCACTCCGAATGAGGCCGGACAGGATAGTGGTGGGCGAGTGTCGTTCCGGGGAAGCACTGGACATGTTGCAGGCGATGAACACCGGTCACGACGGATCGCTGACCACGGTCCACTCCAACAGCCCGAGAGACACGCTCTCCAGAATCGAGACCATGGTGCTGATGGCCGGATACGACCTGCCGGTCCGGGCGATCCGCGAGCAGATGGCTTCTGCCATCGACCTGATCGTGCACCTGAACCGCCTTCGTGACGGCACCCGGCGTATCACGCACATCACCGAGGTGCAGGGCATGGAGGGCGACGTGATCACCCTCCAGGACATCTTCCTCTTCGATTTCAGCATGGGAGTCGACGAGCACGGCAGATTCAGGGGCCATCTCAAGGCGACCGGTGTGCGACCGAAGTTCGCGGAGAAGCTGGCCGACTTGGGGATCAGGCTCGGTCAAGAGGTCTTCATGCCTGAGCCGACCGGACAGAGAGCGATCCGCTGA
- a CDS encoding type II secretion system protein, translated as MEMSSGVLAAEAQEIFGVVGLAGAIGLIVWLVGSQVEERAAIRESLQQLEGYEVESIRDQELLKPLRERALLPILERLTNLGRRFTPVGYVDSVRQKFILAGEVSADAVDRFLARRVITIALVPVVIFVMMVWNPLGLTGTSLLAVTGLLIVALVLGPDSSLSKKVEARQKQLQRQLPDVLDLLTISVEAGLGFEQALDRTVAAVPGALAEEFARLLGEIRAGASRAEALRALEQRTNVPEVRSFVLAIIQADTFGVSIGRVLRAQAEEMRVKRRQLAQEEAQKAPVKMIFPMVFCIFPSLFVVVLGPAIINIRETLG; from the coding sequence ATGGAAATGTCGAGCGGCGTCTTGGCGGCAGAGGCACAAGAGATCTTCGGCGTCGTTGGGTTAGCCGGCGCCATCGGTTTGATCGTGTGGCTCGTAGGGTCGCAGGTAGAGGAGCGGGCGGCCATACGCGAATCTCTCCAGCAACTCGAGGGCTATGAGGTGGAGAGTATCCGAGACCAGGAACTCCTAAAGCCACTTCGTGAGAGGGCCTTGTTGCCGATTCTGGAGCGTCTGACCAATCTCGGTCGACGCTTCACTCCAGTGGGTTACGTGGACTCTGTGCGGCAGAAGTTCATCCTCGCCGGTGAGGTGTCGGCCGACGCCGTCGACAGGTTCCTCGCCCGGCGAGTCATCACGATCGCGTTGGTACCCGTTGTGATTTTCGTGATGATGGTCTGGAATCCACTGGGCCTGACAGGCACATCCCTGCTGGCTGTGACCGGTCTGCTCATCGTTGCTCTAGTGTTGGGACCCGACTCGTCGCTGTCGAAGAAGGTCGAGGCACGCCAGAAGCAGCTCCAGCGACAGCTCCCCGACGTATTGGATCTGCTCACTATCAGCGTCGAAGCTGGTTTGGGTTTCGAGCAGGCCCTCGACAGGACGGTTGCTGCGGTGCCCGGGGCACTGGCCGAGGAGTTTGCGCGGCTGCTCGGTGAGATCAGGGCCGGTGCGAGCCGTGCGGAGGCGCTGCGAGCGCTCGAGCAGCGAACCAACGTTCCTGAGGTGAGATCGTTCGTTCTCGCGATCATTCAAGCCGACACGTTCGGCGTGTCGATCGGTAGGGTTCTGCGTGCCCAAGCCGAAGAGATGCGCGTAAAGCGCCGCCAGTTGGCTCAGGAAGAAGCCCAGAAGGCCCCGGTGAAGATGATCTTCCCCATGGTCTTCTGCATCTTTCCCTCCTTGTTCGTCGTGGTCCTCGGACCGGCGATCATCAACATCAGGGAGACGCTCGGCTGA
- a CDS encoding DNA-binding response regulator, with protein MTIRLLIADDHRMLRQMLRRNLTEQGFEVVGEAADGDEAVSLTAELRPDVVLMDVTMPNMDGVEACRLIHEEFPDVRVVMLTMHADQDVLSSAIRAGASGYLVKDCTTEELASAIRDAVSGETVLSPQLAASMLEEVRRLDRRDSRDQERVITKREEEVLQLIADGCSTSEVAERLFISQKTVKNHLASIYQKLDARDRTQAVIQAVRMGIIKLDLDGSR; from the coding sequence GTGACGATTCGCCTGCTCATCGCAGACGACCATCGGATGCTCCGCCAGATGCTCCGCCGGAACCTCACCGAACAAGGATTCGAGGTGGTCGGCGAGGCAGCCGACGGGGACGAGGCCGTCTCGCTGACCGCCGAGCTCCGCCCAGACGTAGTCCTGATGGACGTGACGATGCCGAACATGGATGGCGTCGAGGCATGTCGTCTCATCCACGAGGAATTCCCCGACGTCAGGGTCGTCATGCTCACGATGCATGCAGACCAGGACGTGCTCTCCTCGGCGATCCGAGCGGGTGCCAGCGGATATCTGGTCAAGGACTGCACCACCGAGGAGCTCGCCTCTGCCATCAGGGATGCGGTCTCGGGGGAGACCGTCCTCTCCCCTCAACTGGCTGCTTCCATGCTCGAGGAGGTGCGCAGGCTCGACCGCAGGGACTCTCGAGACCAGGAGCGAGTGATCACCAAGCGGGAAGAAGAGGTGCTGCAATTGATCGCAGACGGCTGCTCTACCAGCGAGGTCGCCGAGCGGCTCTTCATCAGCCAGAAGACCGTGAAGAACCACCTGGCCTCGATTTATCAGAAGCTCGACGCCCGAGACAGGACGCAGGCCGTGATCCAAGCCGTGAGAATGGGGATCATCAAGCTGGATCTCGATGGCTCTCGCTGA
- the uvrB gene encoding UvrABC system protein B encodes MSRRSARPGPVSLSPVPPFRVHSPFAPAGDQPRAIEELAEALEAGERFVTLLGITGSGKSATIAWTIERVQRPTLVIAPNKSLAAQLASEFREFFPENAVEYFVSYYDYYQPEAYVPASDTYIEKEATINDEIDRLRHSTTASLLTRRDVIVVASVSCIYGIGSPQEYADHLLVVRCGEAVDQREVIARLVEMQYSRNDMSLVRGNFRVRGDTLEVCPAYEEHVARIEWFGDEIERVTFLDPVTGEVTGEVGQLVVFPASHYVASEERLQEAVQRIREELAERVRWFEERGRILEAQRLRMRTEHDIELILETGTCPGIENYSAPIDGRGPGEPPWTLLDFFPDDFLVVIDESHVAVPQLRGQYEGDRSRKEVLIEHGFRLPSAADNRPLRFEEFLQKVGQVVFMSATPGPFELEHSSRVVEQIVRPTGLVDPEVEVRPTKGQIDDLVAEVGRVVERGERVLVTTLTKKMAEDLAEHLLDLGLRVRWLHSEVDTLDRVALLRGLRLGEFDVLVGINLLREGLDLPEVSLVAILDADKEGFLRSETSLIQMIGRAARNVSGRVIMYADTVTDSMRRAIGETNRRRALQQAYNEKHGIDPKSVRKAVRDILDLVRGEEGIGGGRAQADTTPLRRAARGEQMDLAELVRALEEEMHEAARELRFEEAARLRDEIRELKRDLQEAR; translated from the coding sequence ATGAGCCGCAGGTCGGCGCGGCCGGGGCCGGTTAGCCTTTCACCGGTGCCGCCGTTCAGAGTGCATTCCCCGTTTGCCCCTGCCGGAGACCAGCCGAGGGCGATCGAGGAACTCGCAGAGGCTCTAGAGGCCGGCGAGCGGTTCGTCACCCTACTCGGGATCACCGGCAGCGGAAAGAGCGCGACGATCGCCTGGACGATCGAGAGGGTGCAGAGGCCCACGCTGGTGATCGCCCCCAACAAGTCCCTGGCCGCACAACTCGCCAGCGAGTTCCGGGAGTTCTTCCCGGAGAACGCCGTCGAGTACTTCGTCTCCTACTACGACTACTACCAGCCGGAAGCGTATGTACCTGCCAGCGACACGTACATCGAGAAGGAAGCCACGATCAACGACGAGATAGACCGCCTCCGGCATTCCACCACGGCGTCGCTTCTGACGAGGCGTGACGTGATCGTCGTCGCGTCCGTCTCGTGCATCTACGGGATCGGCTCACCGCAGGAGTACGCGGACCATCTGCTCGTGGTGCGTTGTGGAGAGGCGGTCGACCAACGCGAAGTGATAGCGCGCCTGGTCGAGATGCAGTACTCGCGCAACGACATGAGTCTCGTCCGCGGCAACTTCCGGGTCCGGGGGGACACCTTGGAGGTGTGTCCCGCCTACGAGGAGCACGTGGCGCGGATCGAATGGTTCGGCGACGAGATCGAACGTGTCACTTTCCTCGACCCGGTCACCGGCGAGGTCACCGGAGAGGTGGGGCAACTTGTGGTCTTTCCGGCCTCACACTACGTGGCGAGCGAGGAGCGGCTGCAAGAGGCCGTGCAGAGGATCAGGGAGGAACTGGCCGAGCGCGTCCGCTGGTTCGAAGAGCGGGGGCGCATCTTGGAAGCACAGCGTCTGCGCATGCGGACGGAACACGACATAGAGCTCATCCTCGAGACGGGAACATGCCCCGGCATCGAGAACTACAGCGCACCGATCGACGGAAGAGGCCCGGGAGAGCCACCGTGGACTCTCCTCGACTTCTTCCCGGACGACTTCCTGGTGGTGATAGACGAGTCTCACGTCGCCGTTCCGCAGCTTCGTGGCCAGTACGAAGGGGACAGGAGCCGGAAGGAGGTCCTGATCGAGCACGGCTTTCGCCTGCCGTCGGCCGCGGACAACCGCCCGCTGCGCTTCGAGGAGTTCCTCCAGAAGGTCGGCCAGGTCGTGTTCATGTCGGCGACCCCCGGACCGTTCGAGTTGGAGCACTCGTCGCGCGTCGTGGAGCAGATCGTACGGCCGACGGGGCTCGTGGACCCCGAGGTGGAGGTGCGGCCGACCAAGGGTCAGATCGACGACCTGGTGGCGGAGGTGGGGAGGGTGGTGGAGCGAGGGGAGCGGGTGCTCGTCACGACGCTCACCAAGAAGATGGCGGAAGACCTGGCCGAACACCTTCTCGACCTGGGCCTGAGGGTGCGATGGCTCCACAGCGAGGTAGACACGCTCGACCGTGTCGCGCTGTTGCGGGGTCTCAGGCTCGGGGAGTTCGACGTCCTCGTGGGGATCAACTTGCTCCGAGAAGGGCTCGACCTGCCCGAGGTCTCGCTGGTCGCGATCCTCGACGCGGACAAGGAGGGCTTCCTTCGTTCTGAGACGTCGCTCATCCAGATGATCGGGCGGGCGGCGAGGAACGTGTCGGGGCGGGTCATCATGTATGCGGACACGGTGACGGACTCGATGAGGCGGGCGATAGGCGAGACGAACCGGAGGCGGGCGCTACAGCAGGCCTACAACGAGAAACACGGGATCGACCCGAAGAGCGTGCGCAAGGCGGTGCGGGACATCCTCGACCTCGTGAGGGGAGAGGAGGGGATCGGTGGCGGGCGCGCCCAAGCCGACACCACGCCGCTGAGGCGAGCGGCGCGGGGCGAGCAGATGGATCTCGCCGAGCTGGTGCGCGCCCTCGAAGAGGAGATGCACGAGGCTGCGAGGGAACTCCGCTTCGAAGAGGCAGCACGACTCCGTGACGAGATCAGGGAGTTGAAACGGGACTTACAGGAGGCGCGCTGA